A genome region from Chengkuizengella sp. SCS-71B includes the following:
- a CDS encoding SRPBCC domain-containing protein, which translates to MDDQDLTLMFKALGHPIRRDILDLLKSKPKTTSELTVHFKNVSRYAVMKHLNILEQANLLLVRREGRTRVNYINIVPLHQMLDRWSTRYQSNFASAIVSLKTKIEGSNNDMSLVHDSFQIEQEIMIDASREKVYEAITKGINDWWSYRLCGEGSTLTFEPKVDGKFLEVNENGKAALWGTVIKINPPEEIRLSGLLGMEGAVNSAYSFKLEEKGTSTVLKLSHHAVGLMNPDWQQSHNEGWKELLGEFLKNYVEKNELPKSKK; encoded by the coding sequence ATGGACGATCAAGATTTAACTCTAATGTTCAAAGCACTTGGTCATCCTATTCGAAGGGATATTCTTGATTTACTGAAAAGTAAACCAAAAACAACAAGTGAATTAACAGTGCATTTCAAAAATGTAAGCAGATATGCGGTAATGAAACATCTAAATATACTTGAACAAGCTAATCTTTTATTAGTTAGAAGAGAAGGACGAACAAGAGTAAACTATATTAACATAGTTCCATTACATCAAATGTTAGATCGTTGGTCCACTCGTTACCAATCAAATTTTGCAAGTGCAATTGTCTCTTTAAAAACAAAAATTGAAGGGAGTAACAATGATATGAGTTTAGTACATGATAGTTTTCAAATTGAACAAGAAATCATGATTGATGCTAGCCGAGAAAAAGTGTATGAGGCAATAACAAAGGGGATAAATGACTGGTGGTCATACCGTCTTTGTGGAGAAGGGTCAACACTGACATTTGAACCCAAGGTTGATGGTAAATTCTTAGAAGTTAATGAGAATGGGAAAGCTGCGCTATGGGGTACTGTAATTAAGATTAATCCACCTGAAGAAATTCGTTTGAGTGGATTATTAGGAATGGAAGGTGCAGTGAACAGTGCATATTCTTTTAAATTAGAAGAGAAGGGTACATCTACTGTATTAAAACTTTCACATCATGCAGTTGGATTAATGAACCCAGATTGGCAGCAGTCTCACAATGAAGGCTGGAAAGAACTTCTAGGAGAGTTTCTTAAAAACTATGTTGAGAAAAACGAACTGCCTAAATCAAAAAAATAA